The stretch of DNA CCTTCACCGGCGATCCGCGCTGGACCCAGCTGGTGATCGAGAGCTTGGCCGGGGAGCCCTTCGTCGGCGCCATGACCAATCCGGAGCCCGGCCTCAGTCCCGACCAGCTCCGCCGGATTCGGCCCGATGCCTATTACGGCAGCGGCAATCAAACTTACGAGAACCCGGTGAACAACTTCACCGCCTTCGGCTATATCGGCGCCGGCGCCCTGATGGCCCGAGCCGGCGCGATCAGCCCGGCGATGACGGTGGCCGCGGCTCGCGGCATCTTCGAGGTGGCCAAGCTCGGCGCGCCGGCCGAATGGCGCGACCGTCTGCCGCCGGAACGGCGGGACTTTGGCCGTCATTGGTTGGTGCCGCGACATGACGACCTGCGATTGATCCAAGCCGAGGCCGGCGCGGTCGCCAAGGCCGCCGCCCGCGATGGCCAGGCCATGATGCTGGGGCGCGATCCCGGCGCCGACATGCTCCAGCGCTTCGACCGCGAGGTCGACGAGCAGGTGGCCTTGCGTCAGTGGACGGTTTCGAAGCTTCGGGCGGATATCGGCGATCAAGGCCGGCAGTACCTCAGCGCCCGCTATCCGCGGCGCTATTCGCCCTTCCGCCTGGAGCCGAACGCCCAGCCGCTCTTCGAGGTGGCGCCGGAAGTTCCGCTCGAGGCCTTCGAGCATTTCGCCGGCCGGATGGGCTTGCAGCCGAGGGATTGGGAGTATTTATTGAACCGGGAGGGCGACCTGCGGCCGGCGGCCCTGACCGAGGCCCTGGATCGGCTGCGGCCCGGCCTCGACACGCCGGCACCGGCCCGCGACTTGGCCGAGCGCGAAATTCGCCTCATGGTCCAGCTGGCGACGATCAGCCCTTCGCTGGGCTTGGCCTTGGCGGTGGAGCGCGGCCGGATCCAAAACGAAAACCTCGGCGAATTCCCGACCGTCTTCCACCAGCAAGCGGCGCTCCGCACGGTTCTTGAACTGGTGCCGGAGGCTCGGCCGGCGCTGGAGCAGAATTTTTCGGACCTGCCGAATTTCCCCAATTAAAGTAGCAAGGGGCTTCAGCCCCGACTTGGCGGGCCTAAAGGCCCTTGCTACGGGATTTTAAGCGAATCACGCCAAACGGCAATCCGCCCAAAATCAGCAGCCAAAGCGATCCGCCGGCCGCGCTTCCGCCGAGCGAGCAACCGGTTCCATTCAAGAGGAAGCCGCCGCCCTGGACCGTGACCGTCGCCGAGCTGGCCGCGCCGCAGGCGTCGGTGCAAGTCACCTGGAGCACCGAGGTCTGGCTGGCTTGCACGATCGGGTTGGCCGCGCTCGAATCGCTGATCTCGGCGTTGCCCGAAACCACTTCCCATTCGATGCTCAGGTTTTCACCGAGCTCGCCCAAGCAGGTCGGATCGCCGCCGACTTGGAAACCGCCATTGGCCGCCACCGGCGTGCCGGCGTCGGCGACGGGATCGTCGTTGTGATTGAAGGCCACCGAGGCGTGGTAAACGGCCTGCTCGCCGAAGCCCTGGCCGGTCACCGCCTGCGGAGTCGGCTCGGGAATGAGCTCGAAGGCCGAATAGGCCAGGTCGGGCCCGCCGCAGCCGTCGATGTCCTTGGTCGCGATCGGGATCGTCACCCGGTTGTCGAGCGATCCCCCCACCGCCAAGGTTTGATCCGCCGCCACCGGGAAATTTCCATCGCCCGGATTGAGCCGGACCTGGACGCCGCCCTGCGGAAATTCGGGGCTCGCCTCCTCGGCCTGGATGAAGGTGTTGGCCAAGTCGTCGAGGCCGTCGCCGTCGAAGTCGGCGGCGGCTAAACCGAAAATCGCCAACAGGCCGGTCTGGGGCAGGCCAAGCGGGTTGACCGCGCAGCTCCCGCCGGGAGCGCAGAGGACAACCGAAAGGTCGCCAACCGAGAGCTCCTGGTCAAAAAAGAAGACGGCGAAGTCGAGGAAATCGTCGCCGTCGAAATTCCCGGCGGCCAGCGTGACCGGGATCGACTGATCGGGGAAAGACACCGAAGCGATCGGGTCGGAGACGAAGCTCCCGTCGCCGTTGCCCTTGAAGACCAAGAGGAAGTTATTGGTGCCCGTTCCGGTCGGGGGCAGGCTCAGGGTCAGCGCCAGATCGACCGGGCCGTCGCCGTCGATATCGGCGGCGACGAGGTTCACCGCCGAATCGAAGCCGGCCAAGCCCGCCGGCAAGGTGAGCACCGAGTCGGTCCGGGGGAGAGCTCCCAAGCTCCCGTTGTTCTGCAGGCTCACCGCGATCTGGTCGGCGCCGTCGAAATCGTAGAAGGCCAAGTCGACCAGGCCGTCGCCGTCGAAATCGGCGGCCGCGAAGTTGGGATCGAACTCGCCGAAGGCCGTCAAAATGCTGCCGTCGGTTTGGGATCCCAGCTCATTGAGCGAGGTCGCGAAGAAATTGGGGCCGGCCTGCGAAGGCACGCCGATGGCTCGGGCCGGACCGAAGCCGGAGGCGAAAAATTTGACGTTGGCCGGCGCATTCACCGCCATATCCATCTCGGGCGTGACGCCGAGCAAGGCGATGTCGTCGGCTTGGTCGCCGTTCAAGTCGACCAATTGGAGGCTGCTCGGAAAGAAATAATTCGTCTCGGCCAGGGTCGTCTCGATGTCGGAGGGCGGGCTCAAGGCCAAGGAGCGGGTATCGGCGGCGCTGTCATGGACGATGGTCCAATAACGCTGGGTGATGGAGCTGTCGAGGTCGATGAACCCGACGGCGGCGATCGCGACCTCGTTGAGGGTCGAATCGCCGGGTCCCAGGATCGAGGTGTCGAAATTGCCGATGTTCAGAGTCGAGGGAATGTCGATCGATTCATCATCGAGGAAGCCCAGGCTCGGCAGGAGAAAATCCACCGGCGCGTCGAAAGTTTGGGCGAGCCCCGGCGCGGAAGCGCCGAGCAGCAAGCTGGCCGCCAAAGCGCCAAATCCGAGTTTAAAACCACTCTTGTGCTTTCGCATGAACCCTCCTTGGGAAAAGCGTTGAGAAATTAGAAATCAGACTCGCCAGTCTAGTCAAGAAATTGAAAAAAAAGCCCGGACTCCGAAGAGTCCGGGCTCTGAATTCACCGCGTTCGCCGCTATCGGCGTCGGCGAATGACCGCCAAGGGCAGCAAGCCGGCCAGGCCGACCAGCCAAGCCAGACCGCCCGAGGCCGCCGGGTTCAGCGAGCAGCCCGAGCCGTTCAGGAGGATGTTGCCGCCTTGAACCGTGACCGTCGCCGAGCTCGAAGCGCCGCAGAGATCCGAGCAGGTCACTTGGAGGACCGAGTCGGTCTGGGCGTTCACGACCGGGTTGGCCGTGGTCGGATCGCTGATGCTGGCGTCGCCCGAAACCACTTCCCACTCGATCGTCAGGTTTTCGCCGAGCTCGCCCAAGCAAGTCGGCTCGCCGCCGACTTGGAAGCCGCCGCTGACCGGGACCGGAGTTCCAGCGTCGGCGATCGGATCGTCGTTATGGTTGAAGGCCACCGAAGCCCAGTTGGTGGTGCCGAAGAAGCCGCCTTGCGGGGCCAGAACCGGCGCCGGCGACTCTTGGGGGATCTGGAAGCCGCTGTAGGCCAGATCGGGCCCGCCGCAGCCGTCAATGTCCTTGCCGATGACTTGGAGGACGATGCGGCTATCCTCGCCGCCGCCGAGCAGGAGTATCTGGTCGGGTTGGTTGGTGAAGCTGCCGTTTTGGTTGACCAAGACTCCCACGCCCGAGCTGATTTCGTTTTGCTCGCACTCGCCGCTGGGGTTGTCGCAAGCGATGAAGGCCACCGCCAAGTCGTCCAAGCCGTCCTCGTCGTAGTCGGCGGCCGCCAGGCTGAGCGGGACGACGAAGGTGCCGTCGGCCAAATCGATCGGGCTGACGCTGCAAGAGGCGCCGGGGCTGCAAAGGACGATATTGATCAAGAAAGTCCCGGGGAGCACTTCCTGCTGGGCCGCGCCGACGGCGAAATCGAGAAACTCGTCGCCATCGAAGTTGCCGACCGCCAGCCCGCTGAGGTCGAAGTCGCTCCCGAGGTCGACCGAAGCGATGGGATCGGCGACGAAGCTGCCGTCGCCGTTGCCCTTGAACACCAGCAGCCGGTCGGGAACGCCGCTGCCGTCGGCGGCGTCGAAGGTGATCGCCAGGTCGGGCGCGCCGTCGCCGTCGATGTCGGCGGCCACCAGGTTATAGGCGAAGTCGAAGCCTTGGTAATCGACCGGCAGGTTGAGGGTGGTGTCGGTCCGCGGCAAGGTGCCGAAGGTCCCGTCGTTCCTCAGGCTGACGGCCACCTGGATGCCGGGGTCGCCAAAGAAGAAATCGTAGAAGGCCAAATCGATGCTTCCGTCGCCGTCGAAATCGGCGGTGGTGAGCGAAGGCTGGGAAGGAGTCCCGCCGAACAGCGAAGGAATCGAGGAATCGGTCTGCTGGCCGAGGATGTTGAGCGAGGTCGCGAAGAAATTGGGACCGGCCTGCGAAGGCACGCCGAAGACGCCGACCGGCCCGGTGGTGCCGGTCTTTTGTAATTTGAGGCTGGCCAGGTCGACCGCTCGGCCGCTCTCGAGCTCGATGCCCGCGCCCAGGACGGCGATATCGTCGGCGCCATCGCCGTCGAGGTCGACGAGCTGGAGGCTGTCCGGGATCAAGTAGAAAGGCTCGAATTCGTCGGTGACCGCGATGTCGGAAGGAGCGGTCTGAACCAGCGACCGGGTGTCGGTCGAGCTGTCATGGACGATCGTCCAATAACGGTGGACCAAGGCGATCGGATCGGTTTCGACAAAGCCGGAAATGCCGGCGATGGCCACTTCGTTGAGCGGCAGATCGCCGGGCCCGTTGATCGAAGTGTCGTAGTTACCGACGTTCAAGGTGAGCGGAAGGCTCGGAAACGGCGCCGCGCTCGGCGTCGGCAAGGCCTCGAGCACGAAATCCAGAACCGGTGTATCGAAGATTTGAGCTTGGCCGGACGAAGTCCAGCCCCCCAGGATCGCCGTCATCGCCAGAACGGCACCCCCTACTTTCTTATACCACTGCATCGGCTATTCTCCTTTCATGGATAGAGATGAAGCCCCGAGCTTTTCTTGAAGTTGGATTCGGGTTACAACCAGAATGGAATGATTCCCAATACCCGGCCCGACTAAATAAGGAAATTCATGCTCCGTCAAGAATTACATCGCCCTTTCCGAGTCTTTTTGCTGCTGATCGCGATCGGGCTCGGCTCGGCGGTGCCGGCCAGGGCCGCAAGTGCGCCCAAGCCACCGGAAAGCGGAGCCCGGCTCCAAGACTTCGTCCCCAAGGGCTGGGCCGTCCTGATGCAGGCCGAGGGCGATCTGAACCGCGACGGCAAGCCCGACGCCGCTTTGATCCTGAAAAATCCGGCCGAAGACTCGATGCAAGAAGAATGGCCGCGGCCGCTGGTCCTGCTCCTGCAAAACCCCGAAGGCGGCGGTTATCGGCTCTCAGCCGCCAGCGAGCAGGCCGTCCTTTGCCGCACTTGCGGCGGCATCTTCGGCGACCCCTTGGCCGAGCTTCAGATCAAGAACGGCGTGGTGATCATCGATCATTACGGCGGCAGCCGTTTTCGCTGGGGCTACACCCACCGCTGGCGCCGGCAGGACGGGGATTGGATCTTGATCGGTGAAACCAAGATCAGTCACGACACCGCCGGCCCCGAGGCCAAGGAAGACGACTTCAATTGGCTGACCGGCGATCGGATCGTGAAAGTCACCGATGCCGACGGGAAGGTCAAGACGACGAAGCGCCGCGAGGCCAAGAAGCCTCCGGCCAAGCTTTCGACCTTCAAATTCGAATGAGCCGCGAAGACACCATCCTCTATCAATTTCCGATCTCGCATTACTGCGAGAAGGCTCGATGGACCCTCGCCTTCAAGGGCTTGCCCTACCGTTTGGTCAATTTGGCGCCGGGACTTCATTTGCGGAAAACCCGGAAGATGGGCTGCGGCGCCACCAGCCTCCCGGTGCTGCGGCACGGCGGCCAAATCGTCCAGGGCTCCGACGCCATCATCGACTACCTCGATCGGATCCAGCCCGAGCCTCGCCTGACTCCGCTCGATCCGGCCGAAGCCGCCGAAGCCCGGGAATGGGAAGTTTTCCTCGATAGGGAAATCGGCGTCCACCTTCGCCGCTACTTCTATCATTATCTCTTGGCCCAACCGGCGATGGCCAAGCGGATGATTTTGCACGACACCTCTTTTTCGATCCGGGCGATCTACGCCTTCGCCTTCCCGGCCATCCGCCGGCTGATGCGCCGGGCGATGAACATTCGGCCCGAAACCGCCGAAAAATCGCGGCAGCGCTTGTTGGAGGCCATCGATCGCTTGAACCAAACCCTGAAAAACCGGAACTACCTGGTGGGCGACCGCTTCAGCCGGGCCGACATGAGCGCCGCCGCCCTGCTGGCGCCGCTCTGCACGCCGCCCGAGCATTCCTTCCCCTTTCCGCAGGAAGCGGAAATGCCGGAGGTCCTGCGCGATTTCCGGGCCGCCCACCGCCAAGAGCCTTTTTTCCTTTGGACCTTGAAACTCTATCGGGAGCACCGTGGCTAAACCCCTCTTCCATCTGGCCTTCCCGGTCCACGACCTGAAGGCCGCGAAGAAATTCTATCTCGCCCTCGGCTGCCGCGCCGGCCGGGCCTCGGCTCATTCGGCGATCTTCAAGCTCGGCGAGCACCAGATCGTCGCCCAGCTCGCCAAGGAAAAGCCACGGCCGCAGCGCGGGATCTACCCCCGCCACTTCGGCCTCATCTTCGGCAGCTTGAAGGAATGGCAGGCGCTGGAAAAGCGGGCCCGGCGGCGCAAGCTCGCTTTCTATCAGGAGCCCAAGCTCCGTTTCGCCGGAACGCCGCTCGAGCACCGGACCTTCTTCCTCCAGGACCCTTCGCTGAATTTATTGGAGTTCAAGTTCTACAGCGATCCGGCGGCGATCTTCGGCCGGCGCCGGATCAAGAAGATCGGGGATCACTGAGAGGGGCATCGTAACACCGTCATCCTGAGCGAAGGATCTGCGACCGCCTTGGTGGGTATGAGATTCTTCGGCCCCTTCGGGTCCTCAGAATGACAACAGCGAGACGGATCTCTTCCGATCCCGCTCCTCCAAAAAATCCTGGAACCGGACTTTCGGATAGCCGCTGAAGTGAAAAGCCCCGCCGTAGACGATGCCACGGCCCTTGGCCGGAACCCCTTCGGCCCAGATCCGGTTGCGGGTGCCAATGCTGAGCGAGCTCATCTTGGCGTCGGCGGCTTGGGTATAGGAGGCCGGCGCGTCCAAGGCCACGACCTTGAGCCCCCGGCGGCGGCAGAGCAGGAGGAGCTGGTAATAGGGATTCTCCTCCGGCTTGCTGATCTTCTTGAAATAGGGCGCCCAGAACGGCTGGAGGTAGTTCTGGAGCTTGCGCTTGGCCTCGCGCCAAGCGGTGCTGCTCGCCTTGGCGGTCAGAAAATCGTCGAGCTCGCTTTGCAGATTTTGCGGCAGCATCTCGATGGCCAGCCAATCGAGCTTCTGGCTGCGGATCATTTTTTCCAAGGCCTGAATCCGTTCCCAGCTGCCATGGATGTCGGGGAAGAGCAGAACGCCCTTCCAACCTTTCTTGGCGGCTTGAGCCCGGCTCAAGGTCGGCGTTTTGCCGTAGGTGTAGACCACCGAGTGGTAGCGGCCCCAGGCCTCCCGCTCCTGCTCGTAATAAGGATTGGCCGCGAAGAAATCCTCGAAGCGGCCGGCGGCACGCAGCAATTCCCAAAATTCCAGCCGGCAAAGGATCGAAGCTTTGCCTTGGGCGTCGAGATAGTGGATCTTCTGGAGGTGGCCGCGGTGGGTTTCGATTCGAATCAAGCGGCCGCTGGCCAAGGCGGCCTCGTGGAATTTTTTCTGCGGGGTGGCCGGGTATCCGGCATCTTTCAAAAAGTCGAGCACGGCCTGGAGACCGATGCCCTTCCCCAATTGAAAGACGAAGTCATAGGCGTTGCCACGATAGAGCCCGGCCGAAGCGGCGGGCATTCGGCCCGGACTCGGGCCTTGTTTCACCGGGCAGCCATCGGGATTTTCTTTTACCAAGGAGCGCCCGACCAGGATGGCTTCCAGTTTTTTCCAGCGCTGAGCGCCCAAGCCTCGAACCCGGAAATCGCAGCGGAGCCGGCCTTCGTGGTTGCGCAGCT from bacterium encodes:
- a CDS encoding ChaN family lipoprotein is translated as MTPISVRQILEDYPKAAQAEEVSPWLLNLDENQDGTFQPEELRNHEGRLRCDFRVRGLGAQRWKKLEAILVGRSLVKENPDGCPVKQGPSPGRMPAASAGLYRGNAYDFVFQLGKGIGLQAVLDFLKDAGYPATPQKKFHEAALASGRLIRIETHRGHLQKIHYLDAQGKASILCRLEFWELLRAAGRFEDFFAANPYYEQEREAWGRYHSVVYTYGKTPTLSRAQAAKKGWKGVLLFPDIHGSWERIQALEKMIRSQKLDWLAIEMLPQNLQSELDDFLTAKASSTAWREAKRKLQNYLQPFWAPYFKKISKPEENPYYQLLLLCRRRGLKVVALDAPASYTQAADAKMSSLSIGTRNRIWAEGVPAKGRGIVYGGAFHFSGYPKVRFQDFLEERDRKRSVSLLSF
- a CDS encoding glutathione S-transferase family protein, translating into MSREDTILYQFPISHYCEKARWTLAFKGLPYRLVNLAPGLHLRKTRKMGCGATSLPVLRHGGQIVQGSDAIIDYLDRIQPEPRLTPLDPAEAAEAREWEVFLDREIGVHLRRYFYHYLLAQPAMAKRMILHDTSFSIRAIYAFAFPAIRRLMRRAMNIRPETAEKSRQRLLEAIDRLNQTLKNRNYLVGDRFSRADMSAAALLAPLCTPPEHSFPFPQEAEMPEVLRDFRAAHRQEPFFLWTLKLYREHRG
- a CDS encoding VOC family protein; translated protein: MAKPLFHLAFPVHDLKAAKKFYLALGCRAGRASAHSAIFKLGEHQIVAQLAKEKPRPQRGIYPRHFGLIFGSLKEWQALEKRARRRKLAFYQEPKLRFAGTPLEHRTFFLQDPSLNLLEFKFYSDPAAIFGRRRIKKIGDH